The DNA region TCGCGGAGTTCTTCGGCCCCGAGCGCACGGAGGATTCGGCGCTACGGTCCCTCTTCGACGCCGCTTCCAATCGGACGGGGTAGGTCACGAGGCACTCAGGTGATGATGCGAGCTGCACTTGGCCATGGGGGTAATCGCAAAATCCCCCTCCCGGCACCAACGCTACTCACACATCCGTGCAATTCCAGTAACCCAGCCATGTTGCCCCGGACCTCGGCCACCAAGTGCGGGCTTTCTCGGATAAGCACGATCTTGTCTACAGCGAGCGCCAGCATTCGCCGGGCCTCGTCTACGTTCGCCTCTAGCAAGCCACGCAGGTCGCGCAAGTAACGTTCGACGACGGACCGCACGGATACCACGGGCGTCGGCGTCCGCTCGGCCTCTCGCACCGCCCGGTCTAGAACCGTGACCCGGCGCTCGGCGTCCTCTAGCATGGCCTTCGTGGTCGGTGTGATGATTCCGCAGCGGATGGCGTTCGCGATATTCTCCAACTCCCGGCTCGCCTGCTGGAGCGCCGCCCTGCCCTGCTCCACCGTGTCCGAGGACTGGTGTTGCGCCCGCGCCAGCACGGCGTTGACGGCATTCTCCAGATAAGCCAGCCGGTCGGGCGCGAACAAGTCGCCGAAGATGTATTCAATCACCCGCTGCTCCATGCTGTCCCTGCGGACGAGGCGGCCATTGCTACACACGGCAGGACCCCGGTCGTAGTGGACGGCGCACCCGTAATGTTGCACGCTGGGACGGTGCTGCTGGATCACGTATCTGGCAGCGCACTCGCCGCACACAAGGAGCCCAGACAAAAGGTATTTCGGGCGCGCACCCTCGCGGGACCCCGCCACGCTGCCGGGCCTCGACGCTCACTTTTGGGATTGGATTCTGTGGCTCACCTCAAAGCGGGCGTACGGGCGACAGGAACTGGTCAGCGCGGAACTCGCAAAGATGTGGGGGCATCTTCTGCACCCGCTCGGCGTCGCTGAACGCCCCGGCACGCTTGATGAAGCGACCGAGTCGTATCTTGCGGCGCGATGTCAGTGGGAGCAGCGTCTTCGACTTTCAGTGCCCCGTGATCTTGAACGTGAAATCTTGCCCCGGCTTCGTCACAGGTCAAAAACGAACTCGGGCGGTTGCGCGGGCGGCCGCTGACGGAGCAGGAGGCCAATCTGGGCTATCGCCCAGGCGCAGTGGTTCGGGGACTTGTAGGACCGGCATCTCAGGGCAGCCGAAGCGCCCACTCGCTCCGCCGCTGCAGCGCCGCCTCCAACTCCGCGATGCGCGCGTCCCGCTCGGCTAATCGGTCGAGCAGCCAGGCCACATCGCGTTCGGCGTCGGGGTAATGCGAGAGGTATCCTCAGCAGCGCAGTTTCTGCTCGATGTCGTGGAGGCGTTCGGCATCGGTCACACTCGTGGTGTTCCTGCCGAACGGCATAGGTACCGCCTCGGTGATCTCAAGAGGTGTTCGTTTCCTCTTCGCCAAGTTGTCGGCGAAGACCAAGCAGTTACGGAGGAATCTGTCTGTGGGGGAGACCACCATAACCGCTCAAGGCATCGTCCTGGCTCTGTTTTTCCTCTTCTTGGGCGCCCTTCTTGGCGACGTGCTTCCTGATTGGCGCGTCAAGGCTGTCTCGATTGCCGTCTGTTCGGGGTTGCTTATCTTCTTGATTGAGTTTTTCGTTGGGCTCACCGCTCGGCTTGCCGCAGTGCTTCCTCACTATGAGTGGGTGCCGCCAGTTCTGATTGGCGGCGTTGTCCTGTCCCTAGCGTTACCATTTCTTAAGCCGCACTCCCGCTTTCAAATGTTTATTTCGAGCCTCTGGTACCCTCGTTTTCTGCCGGACAAGTGGTGACAGGTGTTGCCGAGTTCATCAACAGGGGCCGTGAAGATGG from bacterium includes:
- a CDS encoding zinc ribbon domain-containing protein → MAGSREGARPKYLLSGLLVCGECAARYVIQQHRPSVQHYGCAVHYDRGPAVCSNGRLVRRDSMEQRVIEYIFGDLFAPDRLAYLENAVNAVLARAQHQSSDTVEQGRAALQQASRELENIANAIRCGIITPTTKAMLEDAERRVTVLDRAVREAERTPTPVVSVRSVVERYLRDLRGLLEANVDEARRMLALAVDKIVLIRESPHLVAEVRGNMAGLLELHGCVSSVGAGRGILRLPPWPSAARIIT